CGCCCGCTCTGGAAAGAGGCGCGCCTGGCGATCGTCGGCCACGCGCTTCTGGAGCAGCTCGCCGCGCCGCGCAAATCCCTCACTGCCCATGTGCTCATGGGGCCGTGCACTCCGGCAGATACCGCGGTCCTGGACGCCTGGCTGGCCGGTGCGCTCGACCCGGCGCAACTGCGGGAAAAACCGTTTGCGCCCTTGCCCGTGCTGGGGGTGCCGGGCTGGTGTGCGGAGAACGAGAACTTTTGCTTCTATGATGACTCTTCCGTATTCCGCAGCGCCCGCCCCGCACAAAGTACACAACAGGGGTCCCTCCGCGCTGCAACGGCGGCTTGAACGCCCGCCCGCCATCCCCACCTTCCGGTCGTGTAGCGGCGCGGCATCGCCGATGACCCCGCACCCCAACACACTTCCCCTTCGTGGAGAAACCTTCGATGAAACGAATCGCGCTATTTCTGTTGACCAACCTTGCCGTCGTGGCGGTGCTGGGCGTTGTGGCCAGCCTGCTGGGCGTCAACCGGTACCTGACCTCCAACGGGCTCAACCTGGGGGCGCTGCTCGGCTTCGCCTTCATCATGGGTTTTGGCGGCGCCATCATTTCGCTGCTCATCAGCAAGCCCGTCGCCAAGTGGAGTTCCGGTGTGCGGGTGATCGACGGCACGGGCTCGGCCGATGAGGCCTGGATCGTCCAGACCGTCCGCAAGTTCGCCGACCAGGCCGGCATCGGCATGCCCGAGGTCGGCATCTTCGAGGGCGATCCCAACGCTTTCGCCACCGGCGCGTTCAAGAACAACGCCCTCGTGGCCGTTTCCACCGGCCTGCTGCAGGGCATGACCCGCGAGGAAGTCGAGGCCGTGATCGGCCATGAGGTGGCCCACATCGCTAACGGCGACATGGTCACCATGACCCTGATCCAGGGTGTGATGAACACCTTCGTGGTCTTCCTCTCGCGCGTGATCGGCTATGCGGTGGACAGCTTCCTGCGCAAGAACGACGAGAACAGCTCCGGTCCCGGCATCGGCTACATGGTTACGACCCTGGTGCTCGACATCGTGCTGGGCTTCCTGGCATCGATGATCGTGGCCTGGTTCAGCCGCCAGCGCGAGTTCCGGGCCGATGCGGGCGCTGCCAAGCTGATGGGCCGCCAGCAACCGATGATCAACGCCCTGGCCCGCCTGGGCGGCATGCACCCGGCCGAATTGCCGAAGGGCATGCAGGCCATGGGCATTGCCGGCGGCATCGGCAAGCTGTTCAGCACCCACCCGCCCATCGAGGAGCGGATCGCTGCCCTGCAAAACGCGCAGGGCCGGTAACGCGCCTGCGCTGCGGCGCTGCCGTTGGCGCGGGATGCAGTGCCCGACTGCCCCGAAGCCCCTGCCTCCGCGGCCGGGGCTTTTTCCATTGGTGCGGACGAAATGCGGCAACGCCGGCGCCGCCCTTGCCGCGGCGCATACACGCAGCTCAACCAGGTGCCGATGCACCCTGCGGAATACCTCCGTGCTCGCTGCCTTGCGCCTTGTCCAGCAGAAAGTCGATGCAGGTGCGGACCGCCCGCGTCTGATGGCGGTTCGGCAGATACAGCAGGTACATGTGCGTGCCGAAGATGCTGAGGCGGTATTCGTCCAGCGTGGTCAGCACCTCGCCGGTCGCCAGCTTGTCCTGCACCACGTAGTCGGGCACCAGCCCCACGCCCAGCCCGGCCAGGATGCCCTGGCGCAGGAACGGGAAGTGTTCCGAGATCAGGGTGGGCTCCAGCGTCACCTCGTGCCGCTCGCTGCCCTGGTAGGCCGACAGGCGCAGTTGCCGCCCGGTCACGCCGGCCGTGATGATCGGGCTGGCGCGCAGCGCATGCAGCGTGCGCGGCAGGCCGTGCCGGTCCGCGTAATCGGCCGACGCGCAGGCCAGGTAGCGCACGGTGCCCATGCTGCGGGCCACCAGCGACAGCGGCGGCTCCTGCACCACGCGGATGGCGATGTCCACTTCGTCGCGCAGGTTGTCGGCGCGGTTCTCGAACAGCACGTCCAGCACGATGCCGGGATAGGTGCGCTTGAACTCGACCAGCCAGTCGCACATCACGATCTGCCCATAGCCGCTGGGCACGCTGAGGCCCACGCGGCCCTGCAGGCCCTGGCCCAGCGTGGTGACGGCTTCCTGCGCCGCCCGCATTTCGTTGCGGATGGTGCGGCCATGTTCGTACAGGCGCAGCCCGATCTCGGTGGGCTCGACCCGGCGCGTGGTGCGCTGCACCAGTTGCACCCCCACCGCCTTCTCCAGCTTGGTGAGGTGGTAGCTCACGTTGGCGCGCGTCATCTTCAGCTTGCGCGCGGCCTGGCTCAGGTTGCCGCTGTCGATGATCTCGACCAGCAGCGTCAGCGATGGCAGGTCCATGGGCAGAAGGGTGATTGGTTTAAATCATTTGACAGTCTGTCAATGATTGATGGGATTGTCAGAAAAGATTGTCGCCGCAAGAATGCCCTTTGCAGTGCAGCGCCCCGGCGCACCAGAAGGAGACAAGGCAATGGCCTCTGAAGCGGCGACGGCATCGCCCGTGCAATTCCATGAGCAGGGCAACGTCCTGGTCATTCGCATCGACAACCCGCCGGTGAATGCGCTGGGTGCCGCCGTGCGGCAGGGTCTGGTGGCCGCCATGGTGCGGGCCGAGGCGCAGGCAGGCGTGCAGGCGGTGCTGATCGTCGGCGCGGGCAAAGCCTTCATCGCCGGTGCCGATATCCGCGAATTCGGCAAGCCCGCCGTGCTGCCGTCGCTGCCCGAGGTCTGCGAGCGCATCGAGTCGTGCAGCAAGCCGGTGGTGGCCGCCATCCACGGCGCGGCACTGGGTGGCGGGCTGGAAGTGGCGCTGTCGGCCCACTACCGCCTCGCGTTGCCTGCCGCCCGACTGGGCCTGCCCGAGGTGAACCTGGGCCTCTTGCCCGGTGCCGGGGGCACTCAGCGCGCTCCGCGCCTGATGGGCGCCAGGGCCGCCGCCGAACTGATGCTGAGCGGCCAGCCCCTGGATGCCAGGGCGGCGCTGGCGGCCGGGCTCATCGACCGATGCGGGGAGGGCTCGGACCCCATCGCCGCTGGCCTGGCCTATGCGCAGGAACTGCTGGCTGCGCAAGCGCCGGCGCGCCGCACGCGCGACCGGGCCATCGCCGAACCTGCCGCCGCGCTGGCCGAACTGGACGCGCTGGCGGCCGAGACGGCCAAAAAATCGCGCGGCCTGGTTTCGCCGCAGAAAATCGTGGAATGCGTGCGCAACGCCGTCGAACTGCCGTTCGCAGAAGGCATGCAGCGCGAGCGCGCCGCATTCATGGAGTGCCTGGCCAGCCCGCAGCGCGCCGGCCTGGTCCATGCCTTCTTCGCCGAACGAGAAGTCGCCAAAGTGCCGGAGGCCAGAGCCGCCGTACCGCGCACGGTGGCCTCTATCGCGGTCATCGGCGGCGGCACCATGGGCGCGGGCATCACCGTATCGGCGCTGGATGCCGGCCTGCCGGTGACCATGATCGAGCGCGACGACGCCGCGCTGGCCCGGGGCCGCGCGCATGTCGAAAAGGTCTACGACGCGCTGGTCGCCAAGGGACGCATGGCGGCCGAGGACAAAGCCGCCACCATGGCGCGCTATGCCGGCAGCATCCGCTACGAAGACATCGCCGGGGCCGACCTGGTGATCGAGGCCGTGTTCGAAGACCTGGAGGTCAAGAAGTCCGTCTTCCGCGAACTGGACCGCGTCTGCAAGCCGGGCGCCGTGCTCGCCACGAACACGTCGTACCTCGACATCGACGCGATCGCGGCGGCCACCCAGCGCCCGCAGGACGTGATCGGCCTGCACTTCTTCAGCCCCGCCAACATCATGAAGCTGCTGGAGATCGTGGTGCCGGCCCGGGTGAGTGCCGACGTGGTCGCCACCGCCTTCGAGATGGCGAAGCAACTGAAGAAAGTACCCGTGCGTGCCGGTGTGTGCGACGGCTTCATCGGCAACCGCATCCTGGCCGTCTACAAGCAGGCGGCCGACTACCTGATGGAAGACGGGGCTTCTCCCTATGAGATCGACGCGGCCTTGCGCGGCTTCGGCTACCCGATGGGGCCTTTCCAGGTGACCGACCTGGCGGGAGGCGACATCGGCTGGGCCACGCGCAAACGGCGCGCCGCCACGCGCGACCCGAAGGCGCGCTACGTGGAGATCGCCGACCGCATCTGCGAGCGCGGCTGGTTCGGCCAGAAGACCGGGCGCGGCTTCTACCTCTATCCCGAAGGCGCCCGCACCGGGCAGCCGGATCCGGAGGTGCTGGCCATCGTCGATGCCGAGCGCGCCAGGAAAGGCATCACGCCGCGCAGCTTCACGCCGGACGAGATCCTGCGCCGCTACCTGGCCGCCATGGTCAACGAAGGCGCGAAGGTGGTGGCCGAGGGCATCGCCCTGCGGCCGCTGGACGTGGACGTGACCTTTCTGTCGGGCTACGGCTTTCCGCGCTTCCGGGGCGGGCCGATGCACTACGCCGACACGGTGGGCCTGCCGCGGATCCTGGCCGACATCCGGGAGTTCGCCCGGCAAGACCCGCTCTTCTGGCAACCCGCTCCGCTGCTGGAACAACTGGTGGCCGAGGACCGCGATTTCGGCAGCCTGAACCGCGCTGCCGCCGAAGCGCGTTGACATCCCGCGAAGGACGACATGGATCTGCAATTCACTCCCCGAGAACAGGCCTTCCGCGACGAAGTGCAGGACTTCCTGGCAGCGCATCTGCCCGCCGGCCTGTCGCACAAGGTGCAAGCCGGCCTGCGGCTGGACAAGGCCGACCTGGAGCGCTGGCACGCCATCCTCAACGCCCGCGGCTGGCTGGCCAACCACTGGCCCGAACAATACGGCGGCCCGGGCTGGAGCGCCGTACAGAAATTCATCTTCGAGAACGAATGTGCGCTGGCCGGTGCCCCGCGCATCGTTCCCTTCGGCGTGAACATGCTGGGGCCGGTGCTCATCCGGTACGGCAATGAGGCACAGAAACGGTACTGGCTGCCGCGCATCCTGAACGGCGATGACTGGTGGTGCCAGGGCTACTCGGAGCCTGGCGCGGGCTCGGACCTGGCCTCGGTCAAGACCACGGCCGTCTTGCAGGGCGACCATTACGTCGTCAACGGCCAGAAGACCTGGACCACGCTGGGCCAGCACGCCAACATGATCTTCTGCCTGGTGCGAACCGACCGCGAGGCCAAGGTGCAGGCGGGTATCAGCTTCCTGCTGGTGGACATGCGTTCCCCCGGCGTGGAGGTGCGCCCCATCATCACGCTGGACGGCGAGCACGAGGTGAACGAGGTGTTCTTCACGGATGTGAAGGTGCCCGCCGCGAACCTGGTGGGCGAGGAGAACAAGGGCTGGACCTATGCCAAGTACCTGCTCACCTACGAGCGCACCAACATCGCGGGCGTGGGCTTCTCGGTGGCTGCGCTGGCGAAGCTCAAGCGTGTGGCCGCCACGGTGCAGTGCAACGGCAGGCCATTGGCGCACGATCCGCTCTTCGCCGCGCGCCTCGCCCGGGTGGAGATCGACCTGGAAAACATGAAGACCACCAACCTGCGCGTGATCGCCGCCGTGGCGGGCGGCGGCGTGCCGGGGGCGGAAAGCTCCATGCTCAAGATCCGCGGCACCGAGATCCGGCAGGAGATCCTGTCGCTCACGCGTCGCGCCATGGGACCGTATGCGCTGCCCTTCGAGGAAGATGCGCTGCACGCAGGCCATGAAGCGCTGGCGGTGGGCCCCGAGGGCGCTTGCGCGGCCGCGGCGAATTACTTCAATTACCGCAAGCTGTCGATCTTCGGCGGCTCCAACGAAATCCAGAAAAACATCATCTCCAAGATGATCCTGGGGCTGTGACGCCATGAACTTCGAGCACACCGAAGACCGCCGCATGCTGGCGGACACGCTGAACCGTTTCATCGCCGAGCAGGCCGGCACCGAACACCGCAACCGCATCGCCTACGGTCCCGAAGGGTTCAGCGCTGACCTGTACCGCCGCCTGGCCGAATTGGGCACCATCGGTGCGCTGTTCGTGGAGGCCGATGGCGGCTTCGGTGGCGCGGGCTTCGACGTCAGCGTGGTGTTCGAGAGCCTGGGCCGCGGCCTGGTGGCCGAGCCGCTGCTGGGTGCGCTGATGGTGGGCCGCGCGGTCGCGGCAGCCGGCAGTGCCGCGCAGAAGGAGGCCGTGCTGGCACCGCTGATGGCGGGCGAGGCCGTGGCCGCACTGGCGCACGACGAGCCGGGGGGCCATTACGAGGCCACGCGCGCCACCACCACCGCGCGCCGCGCGGAAGGCGGTTGGGTGATCGACGGCGCGAAGGGCGTAGTGCTGTGCGGCGACGCGGCCGACTGGCTGCTGGTGTCGGCGCGCACGGCGGACGGCACCTTCGACGCGGAGGGCATTTCGCTGTTCCTGGTGCCGGGCGATGCCGCGGGTGTGACCCGCCAGGGCCATGGCCGCATCGACGGCGGCCGCACGGCCGAGCTGGTGCTCCGGAATGTGGCCGTGAGCGCCGATGCGCTGCTGGGCGCGGAAGGCGAGGGCGCGGTGCTGCTGGAGCGGGCCATGGGTTGGGGTGTGCTGGCGCTCTGCGCAGAGGCCGTGGGCGCGATGGACGTGGCCAAGCAGCACACGCTGGAATACCTGCGCACGCGCAAGCAGTTCGGCGTGCCCATCGGCAGCTTCCAGGCGCTGCAGCACCGCATGGCCGATCTGCTGCTGGAAGTGGAGCAAGCCCGCTCGGCCGTCATCAATGCGGCCGCCGCCATCGACGGAGCGGACCGCATCGCGCGCGAGAAAGCGCTGTCGGCCGCCAAGTACAGCATCGGCCGCATCGGCACGCTGGTGGCCGAGGAAAGCATCCAGATGCACGGGGGCATCGGAATGACCTGGGAATTGCCGCTGGCGCACTATGCCAAGCGGTTGGTCATGATCGACCACCAGTTGGGCGACGAAGACCACCATCTGGCGCGCTATATCGCGCTCGGCCAGTTGCAGTGAGACGAAGGCGCGCGCCGGGCACCGATCCACTGGATACACGAGCATTGGAGACAAGAACATGAACGCCGCTCCCCCTGCCGACGCCACCGCCGGTGGCATCGACTTCCCCCTCGAAGGCGTGCGCGTCCTCGATCTGTCGCGCGTCTTCGCCGGTCCGCTGTGCGGCCAGGTGCTGGCCGATTTCGGCGCCGAGGTGGTGAAGGTGGAGCACCCCGGCCGCGGCGACGACACGCGCGACTGGGGCATGCGCATCGGCCGCACCGAGACCACCTACTACAACAGCATGAACCGCAACAAGCGGTCGGTCACGCTGGACCTGCAAAGCCCCGAGGGCGTGCGCATCGTGCACGACCTGCTGCCGCAGTTCGACGTGGTGATCCACAACTTCAAGACCGGCGGCGCCGAGAAGCTGGGCCTGGGCTACGGGCAGCTCAAGGCGCTCAAGCCCGACCTCATCTACTGCGCGGTGGCCGGCTACGACGTGACCGGCCCCGAGGCGAAGCGGCCGGGCTACGACCTGGTGATCCAGGGCGAGGCCGGCCTCATGGCGCTGAACGGCGAAGCTGCGCAGCCGCCGCTGAAGTTCGGTGTGGCGGTGGTGGACCTGATGACCGGCATGTACGCCGCGCAGGCCGTGCTGGCGGCGCTTTTCCAGCGCGGGCGCACGGGCCGCGGCCGGCTGATCGAGATGGCGCTCTACGATTGCGGCCTGATGGTCACCGGCTACTACGGCCTCGACGCGATGCAGCTGGGCCACGATCCGGCGCGCTACGGCAATGCACACCCCTCCATCGTGCCCTACGGCATGTTCGATGCGGCCGACGGCCCGCTCATCATCGCCGTGGGCAACAACGCGCAGTTCGACAAGTTCTGCCGCCAGGTGATCGAGCGGCCCGACATCGTGGAAGACCCGCGCTTCGCCACCAACGTGGAGCGCGCGAAGAACCGGCAGGTGATCGGCCCGATGCTGACCGGACTGATCCGCGCCTTCCCGCGCGACCTGCTGCTGGAGCGCATGACCGCCTGCGGCATTCCCTGCGGCAAGGTGGCCGGCCTGCACGAGGCGCTGACCAGCGAGCGCACGCGCCGCGGCGGCCTGCTGCAGGACATGCCGCACCCCGTCGTGGGCACCACGCCGGTGTTCGCCCCGCCCTACCGCATCGACGGCCAGCGCCTGCCGATCCGCCATGCGCCGCCCACGCTGGGGGAGGGCACCCGCGAGGTACTGCAGCGGCTCCTGCAGATGAGCGACGGGCAATTGCAGCAGTTGCAGCAGCGCGGCGTGCTCACCCTGCCGGAGGCGCCGCCGCAGGCCTGATTTCCGCTGCCGGCCCCGTGCCATGCATGCCGCGCAGACGGCGCAACGGAGCTGGCTTCTTTCGTGAGAGAACCCAGGAGACAAAGCCATGACAGGTTCCCGATTCCACCGCCGCACCGTGCTGTGCGGCCTGGCCGCGCTCGGCGGCAGCAGTTGGCTGGGCTCCGCCTCGGCCCAGCCGGCCAAGGTGGCGTGGCCGTCCAGGCCCATCCGGCTGATCGTGCCGTTCAATGCGGGCGGCGCCACCGACATCATCGCCCGCACCGTGGGCGAGGCCCTGTCGCAGCGCGTGGGCCAGCCGGTGGTGGTGGACAACCGGGGCGGTGCGGCCGGCATCCTGGGCACCGACGCGGTGGCCAAGGCGGCGCCGGACGGCTACACGCTGCTGCTCTCGCTCAGCACGTCGATGCTGATCAACCAGTTCCTCTACACCAGCCTGCCCTACAACCCGCAGAAGGACCTGACGCTGATCACCCAGATCGCCGCCGCGCCCGTCACGCTGGTGGTGCACCCCTCGGTGCCCGCCAGCAACATGCAGGAGCTGCTGGCCCATGCGAAGGCGAACCGGGGCAAGATTTCGTACGGCTCCTGGGGCGTGGGCTCCTATGCGCACCTGGCCGGGGCCTACATGAGCAAGACGCAGGACGCCGACATGGCCCATGTCGCCTACAAGGGCGAGGCGCCGATGATCCAGGACCTGATCGGCGGCCAGCTGCAGCTGTGCTTTTCCAGCGCGCAGAACACCAAGCCCTTCATCGACTCGGGCCGCCTCAAGGCCATCGGGGTCACCGGCCTGCAACGCATGGACATCCTGCCCAAGGTGCCCACGATCCACGAGCAGGGCGTGACCGACGATGCCTACGCCATCTTCGGCTGGGTTGCCATGGGTGGCCCGGCGAACCTGCCGCGCGACGTGATGGAGGCGCTCCAGCAGCACCTGCGCGGGATCGCGAAGGATCCGAAGGTACTGGAGCGCATCGCCGGCGCGGGCTTCATGCCGCTGATGAACACCCCCGAGGCCTTCCGCGAGAACTACCGCCGCGACATGCCGGTCTGGAAGGCGCTGGTCGACGCGGCCGGCGCCAAGCTGGACTGACGGCGCCCGCCGCAGTGCCAGGGCCGCAGCCGCCAGGGGGCG
The DNA window shown above is from Acidovorax sp. NCPPB 4044 and carries:
- a CDS encoding DUF3025 domain-containing protein, which produces MEKGVPYEQFVHATGTVPTRDNLHDFFNGLIWLHYPQTKRLLNRWQAEAIAAQGIGAVRGPLRDAITVFDENGAVLMAPAALQEALAARAWRRLFVDLRPLWKEARLAIVGHALLEQLAAPRKSLTAHVLMGPCTPADTAVLDAWLAGALDPAQLREKPFAPLPVLGVPGWCAENENFCFYDDSSVFRSARPAQSTQQGSLRAATAA
- the htpX gene encoding protease HtpX, whose translation is MKRIALFLLTNLAVVAVLGVVASLLGVNRYLTSNGLNLGALLGFAFIMGFGGAIISLLISKPVAKWSSGVRVIDGTGSADEAWIVQTVRKFADQAGIGMPEVGIFEGDPNAFATGAFKNNALVAVSTGLLQGMTREEVEAVIGHEVAHIANGDMVTMTLIQGVMNTFVVFLSRVIGYAVDSFLRKNDENSSGPGIGYMVTTLVLDIVLGFLASMIVAWFSRQREFRADAGAAKLMGRQQPMINALARLGGMHPAELPKGMQAMGIAGGIGKLFSTHPPIEERIAALQNAQGR
- a CDS encoding LysR family transcriptional regulator, which codes for MDLPSLTLLVEIIDSGNLSQAARKLKMTRANVSYHLTKLEKAVGVQLVQRTTRRVEPTEIGLRLYEHGRTIRNEMRAAQEAVTTLGQGLQGRVGLSVPSGYGQIVMCDWLVEFKRTYPGIVLDVLFENRADNLRDEVDIAIRVVQEPPLSLVARSMGTVRYLACASADYADRHGLPRTLHALRASPIITAGVTGRQLRLSAYQGSERHEVTLEPTLISEHFPFLRQGILAGLGVGLVPDYVVQDKLATGEVLTTLDEYRLSIFGTHMYLLYLPNRHQTRAVRTCIDFLLDKAQGSEHGGIPQGASAPG
- a CDS encoding 3-hydroxyacyl-CoA dehydrogenase NAD-binding domain-containing protein; its protein translation is MASEAATASPVQFHEQGNVLVIRIDNPPVNALGAAVRQGLVAAMVRAEAQAGVQAVLIVGAGKAFIAGADIREFGKPAVLPSLPEVCERIESCSKPVVAAIHGAALGGGLEVALSAHYRLALPAARLGLPEVNLGLLPGAGGTQRAPRLMGARAAAELMLSGQPLDARAALAAGLIDRCGEGSDPIAAGLAYAQELLAAQAPARRTRDRAIAEPAAALAELDALAAETAKKSRGLVSPQKIVECVRNAVELPFAEGMQRERAAFMECLASPQRAGLVHAFFAEREVAKVPEARAAVPRTVASIAVIGGGTMGAGITVSALDAGLPVTMIERDDAALARGRAHVEKVYDALVAKGRMAAEDKAATMARYAGSIRYEDIAGADLVIEAVFEDLEVKKSVFRELDRVCKPGAVLATNTSYLDIDAIAAATQRPQDVIGLHFFSPANIMKLLEIVVPARVSADVVATAFEMAKQLKKVPVRAGVCDGFIGNRILAVYKQAADYLMEDGASPYEIDAALRGFGYPMGPFQVTDLAGGDIGWATRKRRAATRDPKARYVEIADRICERGWFGQKTGRGFYLYPEGARTGQPDPEVLAIVDAERARKGITPRSFTPDEILRRYLAAMVNEGAKVVAEGIALRPLDVDVTFLSGYGFPRFRGGPMHYADTVGLPRILADIREFARQDPLFWQPAPLLEQLVAEDRDFGSLNRAAAEAR
- a CDS encoding acyl-CoA dehydrogenase family protein, with product MDLQFTPREQAFRDEVQDFLAAHLPAGLSHKVQAGLRLDKADLERWHAILNARGWLANHWPEQYGGPGWSAVQKFIFENECALAGAPRIVPFGVNMLGPVLIRYGNEAQKRYWLPRILNGDDWWCQGYSEPGAGSDLASVKTTAVLQGDHYVVNGQKTWTTLGQHANMIFCLVRTDREAKVQAGISFLLVDMRSPGVEVRPIITLDGEHEVNEVFFTDVKVPAANLVGEENKGWTYAKYLLTYERTNIAGVGFSVAALAKLKRVAATVQCNGRPLAHDPLFAARLARVEIDLENMKTTNLRVIAAVAGGGVPGAESSMLKIRGTEIRQEILSLTRRAMGPYALPFEEDALHAGHEALAVGPEGACAAAANYFNYRKLSIFGGSNEIQKNIISKMILGL
- a CDS encoding acyl-CoA dehydrogenase family protein, producing MNFEHTEDRRMLADTLNRFIAEQAGTEHRNRIAYGPEGFSADLYRRLAELGTIGALFVEADGGFGGAGFDVSVVFESLGRGLVAEPLLGALMVGRAVAAAGSAAQKEAVLAPLMAGEAVAALAHDEPGGHYEATRATTTARRAEGGWVIDGAKGVVLCGDAADWLLVSARTADGTFDAEGISLFLVPGDAAGVTRQGHGRIDGGRTAELVLRNVAVSADALLGAEGEGAVLLERAMGWGVLALCAEAVGAMDVAKQHTLEYLRTRKQFGVPIGSFQALQHRMADLLLEVEQARSAVINAAAAIDGADRIAREKALSAAKYSIGRIGTLVAEESIQMHGGIGMTWELPLAHYAKRLVMIDHQLGDEDHHLARYIALGQLQ
- a CDS encoding CaiB/BaiF CoA transferase family protein translates to MNAAPPADATAGGIDFPLEGVRVLDLSRVFAGPLCGQVLADFGAEVVKVEHPGRGDDTRDWGMRIGRTETTYYNSMNRNKRSVTLDLQSPEGVRIVHDLLPQFDVVIHNFKTGGAEKLGLGYGQLKALKPDLIYCAVAGYDVTGPEAKRPGYDLVIQGEAGLMALNGEAAQPPLKFGVAVVDLMTGMYAAQAVLAALFQRGRTGRGRLIEMALYDCGLMVTGYYGLDAMQLGHDPARYGNAHPSIVPYGMFDAADGPLIIAVGNNAQFDKFCRQVIERPDIVEDPRFATNVERAKNRQVIGPMLTGLIRAFPRDLLLERMTACGIPCGKVAGLHEALTSERTRRGGLLQDMPHPVVGTTPVFAPPYRIDGQRLPIRHAPPTLGEGTREVLQRLLQMSDGQLQQLQQRGVLTLPEAPPQA
- a CDS encoding Bug family tripartite tricarboxylate transporter substrate binding protein — its product is MTGSRFHRRTVLCGLAALGGSSWLGSASAQPAKVAWPSRPIRLIVPFNAGGATDIIARTVGEALSQRVGQPVVVDNRGGAAGILGTDAVAKAAPDGYTLLLSLSTSMLINQFLYTSLPYNPQKDLTLITQIAAAPVTLVVHPSVPASNMQELLAHAKANRGKISYGSWGVGSYAHLAGAYMSKTQDADMAHVAYKGEAPMIQDLIGGQLQLCFSSAQNTKPFIDSGRLKAIGVTGLQRMDILPKVPTIHEQGVTDDAYAIFGWVAMGGPANLPRDVMEALQQHLRGIAKDPKVLERIAGAGFMPLMNTPEAFRENYRRDMPVWKALVDAAGAKLD